In Luteolibacter arcticus, the following proteins share a genomic window:
- a CDS encoding Precorrin-3B methylase: MPPKKKPNAKPLTGPALVKEVCRRIRLARSLWDAHRNAACRGEREKAIALYETLTPEEREKVPQTLRVWLRYRSEKYFGEGR, encoded by the coding sequence GTGCCCCCGAAGAAAAAGCCGAACGCCAAGCCCCTGACCGGCCCCGCGCTGGTCAAGGAAGTGTGCCGCCGGATCCGGCTGGCACGCAGCCTGTGGGACGCGCACCGGAATGCCGCCTGCCGCGGCGAGCGGGAAAAAGCGATCGCCCTCTACGAGACGCTGACGCCGGAGGAACGCGAAAAAGTCCCGCAGACGCTGCGGGTATGGCTGCGCTACCGCAGCGAGAAATACTTCGGCGAGGGGCGCTAA
- a CDS encoding GAF domain-containing protein, whose translation MIPTADEKKSYYAAARERLHALWAGEPDMIARMALAACVLHEAMPHAFWTGFYRVVGGQLVIGPYQGTPGCSRIGWGKGVCGAAWASGETQVVPDVHEFPGHIACDSRAESEIVVPVKDARGTVIAVFDVDSAEKSAFDEVDRVELEAIFAGWGGSEEITNHQSLNHQSKCLRRDDR comes from the coding sequence ATGATCCCTACTGCCGACGAAAAGAAATCATACTACGCCGCTGCCCGTGAACGCCTGCATGCGCTGTGGGCCGGGGAGCCGGACATGATCGCGCGCATGGCTCTGGCGGCTTGTGTGCTGCATGAGGCGATGCCGCATGCGTTTTGGACGGGATTTTACCGGGTGGTTGGGGGGCAGTTGGTGATCGGGCCTTATCAAGGGACGCCGGGGTGCTCGCGGATCGGGTGGGGGAAGGGTGTCTGCGGGGCGGCTTGGGCGAGCGGGGAGACGCAGGTGGTGCCGGACGTGCATGAATTTCCCGGTCACATCGCCTGTGACAGCCGGGCGGAGAGTGAGATCGTGGTGCCGGTGAAGGACGCCCGGGGGACGGTGATCGCGGTGTTTGACGTGGATTCGGCGGAGAAATCGGCGTTCGACGAGGTGGACCGGGTGGAGCTGGAGGCGATCTTCGCGGGGTGGGGGGGGTCTGAAGAAATCACCAATCATCAATCCCTCAATCACCAATCGAAGTGCCTGAGGAGAGATGACCGCTGA
- a CDS encoding acyl-CoA thioesterase, translating into MLDPLYVHPSHVTFGDTDCSGWIHFPKIFRHVEEAEHAFLRERGIPIISREEGGWPRVHVSCDFKSPLRFDDVIEVQLGIERIGAASVNWVFEVLKVGEVCAFGKMTTVRVDHEGKPLVIDEGTRGKFGGNF; encoded by the coding sequence ATGCTCGATCCGCTCTACGTTCATCCGTCCCATGTGACCTTTGGCGACACCGATTGCAGCGGCTGGATTCATTTTCCGAAGATCTTCCGCCACGTGGAGGAGGCGGAGCACGCCTTTCTCCGCGAGCGTGGGATTCCGATCATCAGCCGCGAGGAAGGTGGCTGGCCGCGGGTTCACGTGTCGTGTGATTTCAAGAGCCCGCTGCGCTTCGACGATGTGATCGAGGTGCAGCTCGGCATCGAGCGCATCGGTGCGGCGTCGGTGAACTGGGTGTTCGAGGTGCTGAAGGTGGGGGAGGTCTGCGCCTTTGGGAAGATGACCACCGTGCGGGTGGATCACGAGGGCAAGCCGCTGGTGATCGACGAGGGGACAAGGGGGAAGTTTGGAGGGAACTTCTGA
- a CDS encoding PQQ-dependent sugar dehydrogenase produces MRQFLLPLLGALACGLLVPALAQVPDAGAYRRHALSRSGDALRGKAFFNDERLLCAHCHSVDGSSSKAGPDLFAAGDAFGRRDLIESVLKPSATIAPGYGAVIVQTKAGTAFQGTLKQKNDEGVQIMGVDGKLVSIAAADIKEQSGLTVSLMPEGLHVQLTTGEFTDLIEYLTTLKQAEATLASDRGMPLEIPVLAKPVTVRPFFAKEFKLPRGRAESGLTSLRAIPGSPGVFMLLHQGGTIWQVTKTATGEESVVFANLSEVVFSERGPNGLLDVAFHPKFRENRRYYLFYQTLEEGEVVTRIVEKKFGAGSNADSGEPPRVILKIASVAEDHSGGCLEFGPDGFLYLVMGDTGPHHDPNGHAQNLDLLLGKVMRIDVDREEDGRPYAIPPDNPFVGKSGVRPEIWAYGFRNPWRFSFDRRTGDLWLADVGQDRLEEVAIVRRGENHGWNVFEGFEPFSSQYRKEDRTFTRPVFAYRRKFGNSITGGHVYRGSGNPSFQGVYVFADYTSKIIFGITLENGVLKTARQIGVAPQRIVSFCEDEAGELYVVGYEGMISRIDFSGAHFE; encoded by the coding sequence CATTGTCACTCGGTCGATGGCAGCTCGAGCAAGGCCGGTCCGGATCTCTTTGCGGCGGGCGATGCCTTTGGACGGCGCGACCTGATCGAGTCCGTTCTGAAGCCATCCGCCACGATTGCCCCGGGCTATGGTGCCGTGATCGTGCAGACGAAGGCCGGAACTGCTTTCCAAGGAACGCTCAAGCAGAAGAATGACGAGGGAGTGCAGATCATGGGCGTGGATGGGAAGCTGGTGTCCATCGCCGCCGCTGACATCAAGGAACAGTCGGGGCTAACCGTTTCGCTGATGCCGGAGGGGCTGCATGTCCAACTTACGACAGGGGAGTTCACCGACCTCATCGAATACCTGACCACCCTCAAGCAAGCCGAGGCCACGCTTGCAAGTGATCGCGGGATGCCGCTGGAGATTCCCGTGCTCGCAAAGCCGGTGACGGTCCGGCCTTTCTTCGCGAAGGAATTCAAACTGCCGCGTGGCCGGGCGGAGAGTGGTCTCACCTCGCTGCGCGCGATCCCAGGATCGCCGGGTGTGTTCATGCTGCTGCATCAGGGTGGCACGATTTGGCAGGTGACGAAGACGGCGACGGGAGAGGAGAGCGTGGTCTTCGCGAATCTTTCCGAGGTGGTCTTCAGCGAGCGGGGGCCGAATGGGCTGCTTGATGTGGCGTTTCACCCGAAGTTCCGGGAGAACCGGAGGTACTACCTTTTCTATCAGACGCTGGAAGAGGGCGAGGTCGTCACCCGGATCGTCGAGAAGAAGTTCGGTGCCGGTTCCAACGCGGACTCCGGCGAGCCGCCGCGCGTGATCTTGAAGATCGCCAGCGTTGCGGAGGATCACAGCGGCGGCTGCCTCGAATTCGGGCCGGATGGCTTTCTTTATCTGGTGATGGGTGACACCGGTCCGCACCACGATCCCAATGGCCATGCGCAGAATCTCGACCTCTTGTTAGGCAAGGTGATGCGCATCGACGTGGATCGGGAAGAAGACGGTCGCCCCTATGCGATCCCGCCGGACAATCCCTTCGTCGGCAAGTCCGGTGTGCGGCCGGAGATCTGGGCCTATGGATTCCGCAATCCCTGGCGCTTCAGCTTCGATCGTCGCACGGGCGACCTGTGGCTCGCCGATGTGGGGCAGGACCGGCTGGAGGAAGTGGCCATCGTTCGTCGCGGAGAGAACCATGGCTGGAACGTTTTCGAAGGTTTCGAGCCGTTCTCCAGCCAGTATCGAAAGGAGGATCGCACCTTCACGCGACCGGTGTTCGCCTACCGCCGGAAATTCGGCAACTCCATCACCGGAGGGCACGTCTATCGCGGCTCTGGCAACCCCTCGTTCCAAGGGGTCTATGTCTTTGCCGACTACACCTCGAAGATCATCTTCGGCATCACATTGGAAAACGGCGTTTTGAAAACAGCGCGCCAGATCGGCGTCGCTCCCCAGCGGATCGTTTCCTTTTGCGAAGACGAGGCGGGCGAACTTTACGTCGTCGGCTATGAAGGGATGATCAGCCGGATCGACTTTTCCGGTGCGCACTTCGAATGA
- a CDS encoding MotA/TolQ/ExbB proton channel family protein: MPTEFNPSGLLESGGLIIWLQAALAFFGAVFVVERLFFFHRARINVGDLLVGLSNHVRRKAYAEAMHEAARAPGPVARVAHAVLLRHSMERPDLRDIAQEAGQLEVPRIEKNLRGILGVAVLAPLTGMLGTVLGLSKTFEQMSARGGYAGPAELTAGVLTALVTTVVGLTIAIPAYLFYLYFLGRTKRLFHRIERTGIEMVNMICDARIDTGIVSMRDELEARRREERKK, translated from the coding sequence ATGCCGACCGAATTCAACCCCTCGGGCCTCCTTGAAAGCGGAGGGCTGATCATTTGGCTGCAGGCGGCGCTCGCGTTTTTCGGGGCCGTCTTCGTGGTCGAGCGGCTGTTTTTCTTCCATCGCGCCCGGATCAATGTCGGTGACCTGCTGGTCGGGCTTTCCAATCACGTCCGCCGCAAGGCTTACGCCGAGGCAATGCATGAAGCGGCCCGCGCCCCGGGCCCGGTGGCCCGTGTCGCCCATGCCGTGCTGCTGAGGCACTCGATGGAGCGTCCCGATCTGCGGGACATCGCCCAGGAGGCCGGCCAGCTTGAAGTCCCGCGGATCGAGAAAAACCTGCGCGGCATTCTCGGAGTGGCCGTTTTGGCACCGCTGACCGGGATGCTTGGCACGGTGCTGGGTTTGTCGAAGACGTTCGAGCAGATGAGTGCGCGCGGCGGCTACGCCGGTCCGGCCGAGCTGACTGCCGGGGTGCTCACCGCGCTGGTCACCACGGTGGTCGGGCTGACGATCGCGATCCCTGCCTACCTGTTTTACCTGTATTTCCTTGGCCGGACGAAGCGGCTTTTCCACCGGATCGAGCGCACCGGCATCGAGATGGTGAACATGATCTGCGACGCTAGGATCGACACGGGCATCGTCTCGATGCGCGATGAACTCGAAGCCCGCCGGCGCGAGGAGCGGAAAAAATGA
- the fabF gene encoding beta-ketoacyl-ACP synthase II: MSERRVVITGIGCVSPLGNDLQTTWDGMKAGRSGIGTITLLDPTPYECKIAGEVKDFSPDPYFNVPKDSRRSDRYVQFAVAASKMALADSGVDLDKVDRRRFGVMVGSGIGGLGTLEREHEVCLTKGPKRVSAFTIPMMISNIASGIISMEHHLYGPNMVIVTACATSNHNIGEAWRMIKFGDADAFLAGGAESTILPMGLAGFANMKALSTRNDAPEKASRPFDKDRDGFVMGEGAGVVVIEELEHAKARGAKIYAELVGYGVSADAHHLSAPSPDGTGPAYAIGMALKHAKLNPEDVQYLNAHATSTGLGDVAETRAIKLAFGDYATNGLMVSSTKSMTGHMLGAAGGIEIIASIMSIVDGVVPPTINVENQDPECDLDVVPNTAREAKVDVALSNSFGFGGHNASLLVKRF, from the coding sequence ATGAGCGAAAGAAGAGTCGTCATCACCGGTATCGGCTGCGTCAGCCCCCTTGGCAACGATCTGCAAACCACGTGGGACGGCATGAAAGCCGGGCGCAGCGGCATCGGCACGATCACCCTGCTCGATCCGACTCCCTACGAGTGCAAGATCGCCGGCGAGGTGAAGGACTTTTCGCCGGATCCGTACTTCAATGTGCCTAAGGACTCGCGCCGCTCCGACCGCTACGTGCAGTTCGCCGTGGCCGCATCCAAGATGGCGCTCGCAGACAGCGGAGTGGATCTGGACAAAGTGGACCGCCGCCGTTTCGGCGTGATGGTCGGCAGCGGCATCGGCGGCCTCGGCACGCTGGAGCGCGAGCACGAGGTCTGCCTGACCAAGGGACCGAAGCGCGTCTCGGCCTTCACGATCCCGATGATGATTTCCAACATCGCCAGTGGCATCATCTCCATGGAGCACCACCTCTATGGCCCGAACATGGTGATTGTGACCGCTTGCGCGACCTCGAACCACAACATCGGGGAAGCGTGGCGCATGATCAAATTCGGCGACGCCGATGCCTTCCTCGCCGGTGGTGCGGAATCGACGATCCTGCCGATGGGCCTCGCGGGCTTCGCCAACATGAAGGCGCTCAGCACCCGAAACGACGCGCCGGAAAAGGCGTCCCGCCCCTTCGACAAGGACCGCGATGGCTTCGTGATGGGTGAAGGTGCCGGCGTGGTGGTGATCGAGGAGCTCGAGCACGCCAAGGCTCGCGGTGCGAAGATTTACGCCGAACTCGTCGGCTATGGTGTCAGCGCGGATGCGCACCACCTCAGCGCTCCATCGCCCGATGGCACGGGTCCGGCTTACGCGATCGGCATGGCGCTGAAGCACGCCAAGCTGAACCCGGAAGACGTCCAGTATCTCAACGCCCACGCGACCTCGACCGGTCTCGGCGACGTCGCCGAAACGCGCGCGATCAAGCTGGCGTTCGGCGACTACGCCACCAATGGCCTGATGGTGAGCTCCACCAAGTCGATGACCGGGCACATGCTCGGTGCGGCCGGCGGGATTGAGATCATCGCTTCCATCATGTCGATCGTGGACGGCGTGGTGCCGCCGACCATCAACGTGGAAAACCAGGATCCTGAGTGCGACCTGGACGTGGTGCCAAACACGGCCCGCGAAGCGAAGGTGGATGTGGCGCTCAGCAACAGCTTCGGCTTCGGCGGGCACAATGCCTCGCTGCTGGTGAAGCGGTTCTAA
- a CDS encoding RNA polymerase sigma factor, whose protein sequence is MTEEKPTLRQIFEAEESPLLRFAHGMVGRRECAEDLVQEAFLRLHAHWDEVANPKAWLYRSVRNLALNYLRDHKRETLVEEAPEWDAAAGHDDDPVGRLEAAGAVRLLLAELRDDDRALLQLKYHEDLKYDQISERTGLSVGNVGYKLHHLLKSLGESLRRMGIESANG, encoded by the coding sequence ATGACCGAGGAGAAACCCACGCTCCGACAGATCTTCGAGGCGGAAGAAAGTCCGCTCCTGCGCTTCGCCCACGGCATGGTGGGCCGCCGCGAATGTGCGGAAGACCTCGTCCAAGAGGCCTTCCTCCGCCTTCACGCCCATTGGGACGAGGTCGCCAATCCGAAAGCGTGGCTCTACCGATCTGTCAGAAATCTCGCCCTCAACTATTTGCGCGACCACAAGCGCGAGACCCTCGTCGAGGAAGCTCCCGAGTGGGATGCCGCCGCCGGCCACGATGACGACCCTGTCGGGCGTCTCGAGGCTGCCGGCGCCGTCCGACTCCTCCTCGCCGAACTCCGCGATGACGACCGCGCGCTGCTCCAGCTGAAGTATCACGAGGATCTCAAATACGACCAGATCAGCGAACGCACCGGCCTGAGCGTCGGCAACGTGGGCTACAAGCTCCACCACCTGTTGAAATCCCTGGGCGAAAGCCTGCGCCGCATGGGGATCGAGAGTGCGAACGGTTAG
- a CDS encoding S1 family peptidase: MKSLLLTTFAALALLVSPAHSAEHAEGMMRVTFKLFNKDSTATCFLLRDGADVFLVTAAHTFEKATGESSILVLREAGEEATWKRQDKTVAIREGDRPLWTKHPHQDLAVMRVVLELPEDATLPIDAVKTDGFPCFGDPVMLLTYPARVEANGAGFPLARQAVVASFPAETMEKHPEFIIDATAWDGDSGGPVFIDAGEGKPQVVGLVTARINHVENIKSERETRKIETPMGLSKALAAPLILETIRLAKNTVDVPASGR; encoded by the coding sequence ATGAAATCCCTCCTGCTCACCACCTTTGCGGCGCTCGCGCTTCTCGTTTCACCGGCCCACTCCGCGGAGCATGCGGAGGGGATGATGCGTGTGACCTTCAAGCTCTTCAACAAGGACTCCACCGCGACGTGCTTCCTGCTGCGCGATGGTGCGGACGTGTTTCTTGTCACCGCGGCCCACACCTTTGAAAAGGCAACGGGCGAATCATCGATACTGGTGCTGCGCGAGGCGGGGGAAGAGGCAACTTGGAAGCGCCAGGACAAGACGGTTGCCATTCGCGAAGGCGACCGCCCATTGTGGACCAAGCATCCCCATCAGGACCTCGCGGTCATGCGGGTGGTCCTCGAATTGCCGGAGGATGCGACCTTGCCGATCGACGCGGTGAAGACGGATGGCTTTCCGTGCTTCGGCGATCCCGTCATGCTGCTGACCTACCCGGCGCGGGTGGAGGCGAATGGCGCGGGCTTTCCGCTCGCGCGTCAGGCGGTGGTCGCGAGTTTCCCCGCGGAGACGATGGAGAAGCATCCCGAGTTCATCATCGATGCCACCGCGTGGGATGGCGACAGCGGTGGTCCGGTATTCATCGATGCGGGGGAGGGGAAGCCTCAAGTCGTGGGGCTCGTGACCGCGCGGATCAACCACGTCGAGAACATCAAGAGCGAGCGCGAGACGCGGAAGATCGAAACACCGATGGGCCTGAGCAAGGCGCTCGCCGCACCGCTGATCCTCGAGACGATCCGCCTGGCGAAAAATACGGTGGATGTCCCTGCTTCCGGGCGTTGA
- a CDS encoding YbaB/EbfC family nucleoid-associated protein — MNIQKLMKQAQQMQAGMAAAQEELAKRTVETSVGGGKVTVVATCAGDVQSIKIDKSVVDPEDVDFLQDLVLKGVQEAVNKGKEVAAAEMKKLTGGMGLPF, encoded by the coding sequence ATGAACATCCAGAAACTCATGAAGCAGGCGCAGCAGATGCAGGCCGGGATGGCCGCTGCGCAGGAAGAACTCGCCAAGCGCACCGTCGAGACCAGCGTCGGCGGCGGGAAGGTCACCGTGGTCGCCACCTGCGCCGGTGACGTGCAGTCCATCAAGATCGACAAGTCGGTCGTCGATCCGGAGGACGTCGACTTCCTCCAGGACCTCGTTCTCAAGGGCGTTCAAGAAGCCGTCAATAAAGGCAAGGAAGTTGCTGCGGCGGAGATGAAGAAGCTGACCGGCGGCATGGGGCTGCCGTTCTAA
- a CDS encoding ExbD/TolR family protein, translating into MKLESTLPERPGFLFVVPAFNLFALLLVFFLLGGQFVSQSGVAVELPVSRFQMERQADATVVTVTAGEPPGYWLEREPVSLAQLSERLDARRGSESAPTTTMLLRVDKGVPVEIQRNVAEVALQKGLRVYLLGQPETGQPKAPE; encoded by the coding sequence ATGAAGTTGGAATCCACGCTGCCGGAACGGCCCGGATTTCTTTTCGTGGTGCCGGCCTTCAATTTGTTCGCGCTGCTGCTGGTGTTTTTCCTGCTCGGCGGACAGTTCGTCAGCCAATCCGGCGTGGCGGTGGAGCTGCCGGTGTCGCGCTTCCAGATGGAGCGCCAAGCGGATGCCACCGTGGTAACGGTCACCGCCGGCGAGCCGCCCGGCTACTGGCTGGAGCGTGAGCCGGTCTCGCTTGCCCAGCTTTCCGAGCGTCTCGACGCCCGCCGCGGCAGCGAGTCCGCCCCGACCACCACGATGCTGCTGCGCGTGGACAAGGGCGTGCCGGTGGAAATTCAGCGCAATGTGGCCGAGGTCGCGTTGCAGAAGGGGCTGCGGGTGTATTTGCTCGGGCAGCCGGAGACGGGTCAACCCAAGGCACCCGAGTAA
- the dnaX gene encoding DNA polymerase III subunit gamma/tau, with protein MSYQVFARKYRPKTFDDVLGQDHVVRTLRNAIAQQRLAHAYLFVGPRGTGKTTTARILAKALNCTNGPKADFDPDEDVCVEIAEGRSLDVLEIDGASNNSVDDVRNIRESVRFAPARGQFKIYYIDEVHMLSTAAFNALLKTLEEPPEHVKFIFATTEAHKVLPTILSRCQRFDLRPIPTEIIANHLLYIAKEEGVNLHQSAAWAIGKGADGGMRDAQSMLDQLVAFCGETITEANVLDVFGFTSRETVASVIGSLLARDTPAALTTVQREAEAGRELSQLLGELIGSVRALLVAKLDSTTGGDGIPTEIWTALKAAAEAYPAERLLSVIDVFAETEGRMKWASNKRLHLEIGMIKAVQTLAEVRLSDVIKVLAGATDQLTSPVTIAAPAPAPAVAAPAVTAAVAVPELAPEPAAPAPPPAPEAMAVEIPEPVPHALQEEPPARQDKVFSLDELIEQAPEGSSFDPTPPPVHSDAPPWKPEPDAPPEPPAPKVDPMEEFYKDPLIQTALEMFAATIKK; from the coding sequence GTGAGCTACCAGGTCTTCGCCCGGAAATACCGCCCGAAAACCTTCGACGACGTCCTCGGCCAGGATCATGTCGTGCGGACGTTGAGAAATGCCATCGCCCAGCAGCGACTGGCACACGCCTACTTGTTCGTCGGCCCGCGCGGCACCGGCAAGACCACCACCGCCCGCATCCTCGCCAAGGCGCTGAATTGCACGAACGGCCCCAAGGCCGATTTCGATCCGGACGAGGACGTCTGCGTGGAAATCGCCGAAGGCCGCTCACTGGACGTCCTTGAGATCGACGGTGCCTCGAATAACTCCGTGGATGACGTTCGCAACATCCGCGAATCCGTCCGCTTCGCCCCGGCCCGCGGGCAGTTCAAGATCTACTACATCGACGAAGTTCACATGCTCTCCACCGCGGCCTTCAATGCGCTGCTGAAGACGCTGGAAGAGCCGCCGGAGCACGTGAAGTTCATCTTCGCCACCACCGAGGCGCACAAGGTGCTACCGACCATCCTCTCCCGCTGCCAGCGCTTCGACCTGCGGCCGATTCCCACGGAGATCATCGCCAATCACCTGCTCTACATCGCCAAGGAAGAAGGCGTGAACCTTCACCAGTCCGCGGCGTGGGCAATCGGCAAGGGCGCCGACGGCGGCATGCGCGATGCCCAGTCGATGCTCGACCAGCTCGTCGCCTTCTGTGGCGAAACCATCACCGAGGCGAACGTGCTGGATGTCTTCGGCTTCACCTCGCGGGAAACCGTGGCCTCGGTGATCGGCAGCCTGCTCGCCCGCGACACGCCGGCAGCCCTCACCACCGTCCAGCGCGAAGCCGAGGCCGGCCGCGAACTCTCGCAGCTCCTCGGCGAGCTCATCGGCTCCGTCCGCGCTCTGCTGGTCGCCAAGCTCGACTCCACCACCGGCGGCGATGGCATTCCCACCGAAATCTGGACCGCGCTGAAAGCCGCCGCCGAAGCCTACCCGGCGGAGCGTTTGCTCTCGGTCATCGACGTCTTTGCCGAAACGGAAGGCCGCATGAAGTGGGCTTCCAATAAGCGCCTCCATCTTGAGATCGGCATGATCAAGGCGGTCCAGACGCTCGCCGAAGTCCGGCTTTCCGACGTGATCAAGGTGCTCGCCGGAGCCACCGACCAGCTCACCTCACCGGTCACCATTGCAGCACCTGCACCTGCGCCTGCGGTTGCCGCTCCAGCGGTGACGGCGGCGGTAGCAGTTCCCGAGCTCGCCCCCGAGCCAGCCGCTCCCGCACCGCCTCCTGCCCCGGAAGCGATGGCCGTGGAGATCCCCGAGCCCGTCCCCCACGCCTTGCAGGAAGAACCGCCCGCAAGGCAGGACAAGGTCTTCTCTCTCGACGAACTGATCGAGCAGGCTCCCGAAGGATCCTCGTTCGATCCCACCCCTCCACCGGTTCATTCCGACGCCCCGCCATGGAAACCCGAACCCGACGCGCCCCCAGAGCCGCCGGCTCCGAAGGTCGACCCCATGGAGGAGTTCTACAAGGACCCGCTCATCCAGACCGCGCTCGAAATGTTCGCGGCCACGATCAAGAAGTGA
- a CDS encoding endonuclease/exonuclease/phosphatase family protein produces MKSSRFRRRAGWTLIGFSLLLHMATVYAFAEQPDKLAAFTVMPIWVWGGIGLLCSTIAFWFLRAPLSLIVTGIWAMTVLLGADEARVIGNIGKSAPIPGAPGIADGRQLMRVVSLNCNFFMYGGNKGSGGDPSADLRRWDPDIVLLQEVHPHQVRHIADALYQGRGDYRIYATNGVVSRWKIVREVNPSTPGYRLQQVTVRKPDNLDVEVVNVHLQSAATDLRLWQRECWRTHAINRAHRRKELAIALTILADTAPGKPTLFGGDFNAPPGDPIQSLLRSDFRDAFVEAGVGWGNTFQRRIPIHRIDQIHHSRHFKAMRCTAVTTRRSDHRMVVADFLPSS; encoded by the coding sequence ATGAAATCGTCCCGCTTCCGACGCCGCGCCGGATGGACGCTCATCGGCTTTTCGCTCCTGCTCCACATGGCGACGGTCTATGCCTTCGCCGAGCAACCGGACAAGTTGGCGGCCTTCACCGTCATGCCCATCTGGGTCTGGGGCGGCATCGGCCTGCTCTGCTCCACCATCGCCTTCTGGTTCCTGCGCGCGCCGCTGTCGCTGATCGTCACCGGCATCTGGGCGATGACGGTTTTGCTCGGTGCCGATGAGGCGCGGGTGATCGGCAACATCGGCAAGTCCGCGCCCATCCCGGGAGCACCGGGCATTGCCGACGGCCGGCAACTGATGCGAGTGGTGTCGCTCAACTGCAATTTCTTCATGTACGGCGGCAACAAGGGCAGCGGCGGCGACCCTTCCGCCGACCTCCGCCGCTGGGATCCGGATATCGTGCTGCTGCAGGAAGTCCATCCGCACCAGGTCCGGCACATCGCCGACGCACTCTATCAGGGCCGCGGCGACTACCGGATCTACGCGACCAATGGCGTGGTCAGCCGCTGGAAAATCGTCCGCGAGGTGAACCCCAGCACACCGGGCTACCGGCTCCAGCAGGTGACCGTCCGCAAGCCCGACAACCTCGATGTCGAGGTGGTCAACGTCCACCTCCAGAGCGCCGCCACCGACCTGCGCCTCTGGCAGCGCGAATGCTGGCGCACGCATGCCATCAACCGCGCCCATCGCCGCAAGGAATTGGCGATCGCCCTGACCATCCTGGCCGACACGGCACCGGGGAAGCCCACATTGTTTGGCGGCGACTTCAATGCACCGCCGGGCGACCCGATCCAGAGCCTGCTGCGTTCGGATTTCCGCGATGCATTCGTCGAGGCCGGCGTCGGCTGGGGAAACACCTTCCAGCGCCGCATTCCCATCCACCGCATCGATCAGATCCATCACTCGCGCCACTTCAAGGCGATGCGCTGCACCGCCGTGACCACGCGCCGCAGTGACCACCGCATGGTGGTAGCGGATTTCTTGCCCTCGTCGTGA
- a CDS encoding DUF6172 family protein: protein MKKTFPLEVPDRKPGLVLDAIKHDLRKYLKRERRKPLPEGIDFWDFDCKVGSSSADAAATHPGDVEKAVAAVATGGGKEVYVEILAKPGHRAKKEEEGGKVD from the coding sequence ATGAAGAAGACCTTTCCCCTCGAAGTGCCGGACCGGAAGCCCGGGCTGGTGCTGGATGCGATCAAGCACGACCTCCGCAAGTATCTGAAGCGCGAGCGTCGCAAGCCGCTGCCCGAGGGGATCGATTTCTGGGACTTCGACTGCAAGGTCGGCTCTAGCAGCGCGGATGCTGCTGCCACGCACCCCGGCGATGTGGAGAAGGCCGTGGCCGCGGTGGCGACCGGCGGTGGCAAGGAGGTCTATGTGGAGATCCTTGCCAAGCCCGGCCACCGGGCGAAGAAGGAGGAAGAAGGCGGGAAGGTGGATTAG